One part of the Lotus japonicus ecotype B-129 chromosome 2, LjGifu_v1.2 genome encodes these proteins:
- the LOC130740589 gene encoding pentatricopeptide repeat-containing protein At4g02750-like codes for MFSSYSWDDTRGENHKIKMTSMKHKLTIGSIGGKHVFNKNQQIIHLGKLGKVEEAVRVFSNTIHKNLVTYNSMISVFAKNGKISDARQLFDKMSQRNLVSWNTMIAGYLHNSMVEEASKLFDVMPERDNFSWALMITCYTRKGKLEKARELLELVPDKLDTACWNAVIAGYAKKGQFSDAEKVFNLMPVKDLVSYNSMLAGYTQNGKMGLALHFFEKMAEKNVVSWNLMVSGFVNSGDLSSARQLFEKIPNPNAVSWVTMLCGFARHGKITEARRLFDSMPCKNVVSWNAMIAAYAQDLQIDEAVKLFIKMPHKDGVSWTTIINGYIRVGKLDEAREVYNQMPCKDIAAETALMSGLIQTGRVDEASKMFNQLSTRDTICWNSMIAGFCQSGRMDEALDLFRQMPKKNSVSWNTMISGYAQAGQMDSAENIFQAMEERNIVSWNSLITGFLQNSLYFDALKSLVLMGREGKKPDQSTFACSLSACANLAALQVGNQLHEYILKSGYINDLFVSNALIAMYAKCGRVESAEQVFTAIECVDLISWNSLISGYALNGYAIEAFKAFKQMLSEEVVPDQVTFIGMLSACSHAGLANQGLDLFKCMVEDFAIEPLAEHYSCLVDLLGRMGRLEEAFNVVRGMDVKANAGLWGSLLGACRVHKNLEIGEFAAMRLSELEPHNASNYITLSNMHAEAGRWEEVERLRVLMRDKRAGKLPGCSWIEVQNQIQCFLSDDSGRLRPETIQIILNAISAHMRDKFNVFNMQSVFDIS; via the coding sequence ATGTTCTCATCTTATTCATGGGATGACACACGAGGTGAGAATCATAAAATCAAAATGACTTCAATGAAGCATAAGCTTACAATAGGATCAATCGGAGGAAAACATGTCTTCAACAAAAACCAGCAAATTATTCATCTGGGCAAACTGGGAAAAGTTGAAGAAGCTGTAAGAGTCTTCTCAAATACAATCCACAAAAACCTTGTAACATACAATTCCATGATATCCGTGTTTGCTAAAAACGGTAAAATCAGTGATGCCCGACAGCTGTTTGATAAAATGTCCCAGAGAAACCTTGTTTCTTGGAACACCATGATTGCTGGATACCTTCATAATAGTATGGTTGAAGAAGCCAGTAAGCTGTTTGATGTAATGCCTGAAAGAGACAATTTCTCGTGGGCTCTCATGATAACTTGCTATACTCGTAAAGGGAAGCTTGAGAAGGCGAGAGAGCTGCTCGAATTGGTTCCGGATAAGTTGGACACTGCGTGTTGGAATGCGGTGATAGCTGGTTACGCAAAGAAGGGCCAGTTCAGTGATGCTGAGAAAGTGTTTAACTTGATGCCTGTAAAGGATTTGGTTTCTTACAACTCAATGTTAGCTGGGTATACGCAGAACGGGAAAATGGGTTTAGCATTGCACTTCTTTGAGAAGATGGCCGAGAAGAATGTAGTTTCGTGGAATTTGATGGTGTCCGGGTTTGTTAACAGTGGTGACCTGAGTTCTGCTAGGCAATTGTTTGAAAAGATTCCAAATCCGAATGCTGTTTCTTGGGTTACGATGTTGTGTGGGTTTGCAAGACATGGAAAGATTACAGAGGCTAGGAGACTCTTTGACAGTATGCCTTGTAAGAATGTGGTTTCTTGGAATGCAATGATTGCAGCCTATGCCCAAGACTTGCAAATTGATGAAGCTGTTAAGTTGTTCATAAAAATGCCACATAAAGATGGTGTATCATGGACTACTATAATTAATGGGTACATTAGAGTTGGTAAGCTTGATGAAGCACGGGAAGTTTACAATCAGATGCCTTGCAAAGACATAGCAGCAGAAACAGCATTGATGTCAGGATTAATCCAGACTGGAAGGGTAGATGAGGCTAGTAAAATGTTCAATCAACTTAGTACGCGTGATACTATTTGTTGGAACAGCATGATTGCAGGCTTCTGCCAGAGTGGAAGAATGGATGAAGCTCTCGATCTATTTAGACAAATGCCCAAAAAGAATTCTGTTTCATGGAATACTATGATTTCTGGATATGCTCAGGCAGGACAGATGGATAGTGCAGAAAATATCTTTCAGGCCATGGAGGAGAGGAATATAGTTTCCTGGAATTCTCTTATTACAGGTTTCCTCCAAAATAGTTTATACTTCGATGCTCTCAAGAGTTTGGTTTTGATGGGGCGGGAAGGAAAGAAGCCTGATCAATCAACTTTTGCATGTTCCTTAAGTGCGTGTGCTAATCTTGCTGCTTTGCAAGTAGGCAATCAACTTCACGAGTACATTCTGAAGAGTGGTTATATAAACGATTTATTTGTTAGCAATGCCCTGATTGCcatgtatgcaaaatgtggAAGGGTAGAAAGCGCTGAACAAGTGTTCACTGCTATTGAATGTGTTGATCTGATTTCTTGGAATTCCTTGATTTCAGGCTATGCTTTGAATGGATATGCAATTGAGGCATTTAAAGCCTTTAAACAGATGTTATCTGAAGAGGTGGTTCCTGATCAGGTTACCTTTATTGGGATGTTGTCAGCATGCAGTCATGCTGGTTTAGCCAATCAGGGCTTGGATTTGTTTAAATGCATGGTTGAAGATTTTGCTATTGAACCTTTAGCTGAACATTACAGCTGCCTGGTTGACTTGCTTGGCCGCATGGGTAGGTTGGAGGAAGCCTTCAACGTAGTGAGGGGGATGGATGTGAAAGCAAATGCTGGATTGTGGGGTTCATTGCTTGGGGCTTGTCGTGTACACAAAAACCTGGAAATCGGTGAATTTGCTGCTATGAGGCTTTCAGAACTCGAACCTCATAACGCTTCCAATTATATTACCTTGTCAAACATGCATGCTGAAGCTGGTAGGTGGGAAGAGGTTGAAAGACTAAGGGTGTTGATGAGAGATAAAAGAGCTGGAAAGCTACCTGGCTGCAGCTGGATTGAAGTACAAAATCAGATACAATGTTTTCTATCAGATGATTCGGGAAGGCTGAGACCTGAAACTATTCAGATTATTTTGAACGCAATATCCGCACACATGAGGGacaaatttaatgtatttaacaTGCAATCTGTTTTTGACATTTCCTGA
- the LOC130740591 gene encoding uncharacterized protein At1g76070-like, with protein MMEKLSQIKTKFFNFKILIQQPAASLAFHNPSPCLSPKHNVSIIPKEARRKHRGGSFSASREPSSPRVSCMGQVQGKKKNKKRKAQNCKRVQQPPVKDNDPVPVRCAEKNILLLISKGSDEGRKQSGKALVLEEKAPIVPPTMDAPSLGMMKKLASGRGSLYDFDVTLAER; from the coding sequence ATGATGGAGAAACTGTCTCAAATTAAAACCAAGTTCTTCAATTTCAAGATCCTGATACAACAACCAGCGGCTTCATTAGCCTTTCATAACCCAAGTCCTTGTCTATCACCTAAACACAACGTTTCAATAATTCCCAAGGAAGCACGAAGAAAGCATAGAGGTGGAAGCTTTAGTGCTAGTAGAGAGCCATCCTCTCCCAGAGTCTCGTGCATGGGCCAAGTTCAGggcaagaagaagaataagaagaggAAGGCCCAGAATTGCAAAAGGGTTCAGCAGCCTCCAGTGAAAGATAATGACCCTGTTCCGGTTCGATGCGCCGAGAAGAATATTCTGCTGTTGATTTCCAAAGGAAGTGATGAGGGGCGAAAACAAAGTGGGAAAGCTTTGGTCTTGGAAGAGAAAGCACCAATAGTGCCACCCACCATGGATGCCCCATCATTGGGCATGATGAAGAAACTTGCTAGTGGAAGGGGATCATTGTATGATTTTGATGTTACACTTGCAGAACGGTGA